In Prunus dulcis chromosome 2, ALMONDv2, whole genome shotgun sequence, a single genomic region encodes these proteins:
- the LOC117619400 gene encoding uncharacterized protein LOC117619400, whose product MAKFNEVQKRKRTQKAERKRAVHGDPSTGKLKNKPQPLSISGKRKRKLLKKWRRDQNEAVQKGLITMQDVEMAAADGGEESTDTKKTCSKFPMKKGLKLKQLKRKGRNKGKSSSKPAATAEASLDANAMLE is encoded by the exons ATGGCCAAGTTCAACGAGGTgcagaagaggaagagaacgCAGAAAgcagagaggaagagagcAGTTCACGGAGACCCATCCACTGGGAAGCTGAAGAACAAGCCCCAGCCCCTCTCTATCTCCGGCAAGCGAAAGCGCAAGCTCTTAAAAAAATGGCGTAGA GATCAGAACGAGGCTGTGCAAAAGGGCCTAATAACTATGCAAGATGTCGAAATGGCTGCTGCTGATG gTGGAGAAGAATCTACAGACACCAAGAAAACTTGTTCAAAGTTTCCCATGAAGAAGGGCCTCAAGCTTAAACAACTAAAGCGCAAAG GTAGGAACAAAGGAAAATCTTCTTCAAAGCCTGCTGCTACTGCTGAAGCTTCACTGGATGCAAATGCAATGCTAGAGTAG
- the LOC117619974 gene encoding probable NADH dehydrogenase [ubiquinone] 1 alpha subcomplex subunit 12, whose protein sequence is MATVVKGVVKAIRERGLRTFLKELKEDGYANCIFDGNLLQTKIHNIGARLVGVDKIGNKYYEKLDIQYGRHRWVEYAEKGRYNASQVPPEWHGWLHYITDRTGDELLMLRPKRYGIEHKENFTGEGDEFIYHSKGHSLNPGQRDWTRYQPWQPTKP, encoded by the exons ATGGCGACGGTGGTGAAGGGCGTTGTGAAGGCGATCAGAGAGAGAGGTCTCCGCACCTTCTTAAAGGAGCTAAAGGAAGATGGCTACGC aaactgcatttTCGATGGAAACCTTCT GCAAACTAAAATCCACAACATTGGGGCAAGGCTTGTAGGTGTTGATAAAATTGGCAATAAATATTATGAGAAGCTTGACATTCAATATG GAAGACACAGGTGGGTTGAATATGCAGAGAAGGGTCGCTACAATGCTTCTCAAGTACCACCAGAATGGCATGGTTGGCTGCACTACATAACTGATCGTACAGGGGATGAG CTTCTGATGCTAAGACCAAAGAGGTATGGCATTGaacacaaagaaaatttcactGGTGAGGGTGATGAGTTTATATACCATTCCAAAGGGCACAGCCTGAATCCAGGCCAGAGAGACTGGACCAGGTACCAACCGTGGCAACCAACCAAGCCTTGA
- the LOC117619953 gene encoding transcription factor-like protein DPB: MGTRSQQPSRERADVDDDMAGQSVSMSGSVGSPSSRSEQTMATPAGDTNFLRLNHPDVHGDDAGSQGAVGSKKKKRGQRAVAGDKSGRGLRQFSMKVCEKVESKGRTTYNEVADELVAEFADPSNGVTSPDQQQYDEKNIRRRVYDALNVLMAMDIISKDKKEIQWKGLPRTSLNDIEELKTERLGLRSRIEKKASYLQELEEQYVGLQNLIQRNEQLCHSGDALSGGVALPFILVQTRPHATVEVEISEDMQLVHFDFNSTPFELHDDNYVLKAMKFCERPQADDGTQNLTADGGEGCSMSGMYQPQIPLPSMLNTPIRPPTSPPIPGILKARVKHEHHGQ; this comes from the exons ATGGGGACAAGGTCCCAGCAACCGAGCCGAGAGCGAGCAGACGTCGACGACGACATGGCGGGTCAGTCGGTGTCGATGAGCGGCAGCGTGGGCTCGCCCTCCAGCCGCAGTGAGCAGACCATGGCCACACCCGCCGGCGACACCAATTTTCTCAGATTGAACCATCCCGACGTTCACGGCGACGATGCTGGCTCCCAAGGCGCCGTTGG tagcaagaagaaaaagagaggtcAACGGGCTGTAGCAGGCGATAAGAGTGGAAGAGGACTACGCCAATTTAGCATGAAAG TGTGTGAGAAAGTGGAGAGCAAGGGAAGAACCACTTATAATGAG GTTGCAGATGAACTTGTAGCAGAGTTCGCTGACCCTAGCAATGGTGTTACATCCCCTGATCAG CAACAATATGACGAGAAAAACATCAGGCGAAGAGTATATGATGCCCTGAATGTTCTTATGGCAATGGATATTATATCcaaagataaaaaagaaatacaatgGAAGGGTTTGCCTCGTACAAGCCTGAATGATATTGAAGAACTGAAG ACTGAGCGCCTGGGACTGAGGAGTAGGATTGAAAAGAAAGCGTCATATCTGCAAGAGCTGGAGGAACAA TATGTAGGCCTTCAAAACCTGATACAACGGAATGAGCAATTATGCCACTCTGGAGATGCGCTCAGCGGGGGTGTGGCTTTACCTTTCATTCTTGTGCAG ACTCGCCCTCATGCAACTGTTGAGGTGGAAATATCAGAAGATATGCAGCTGGTGCATTTTGACTTCAATAG CACCCCATTTGAGCTCCATGATGACAATTATGTTTTGAAGGCAAtgaaattttgtgaaaggccACAGGCTGATGACGGGACACAAAATTTAACTGCAGATGGAGGGGAAGGTTGTAGCATGTCCGGCATGTATCAGCCACAGATCCCTCTTCCTTCGATGTTAAACACACCAATTAGGCCTCCCACCTCGCCGCCTATTCCCGGAATACTAAAGGCACGTGTGAAGCATGAGCACCATGGACAATAA
- the LOC117619721 gene encoding D-xylose-proton symporter-like 2 isoform X1: protein MASDSEQPRLSSFQKGGSSVELGDAQEPLLNGVHNSENYSVLAAILPFLFPALGGLLYGYDIGATSCATISVESPTSSGISWYNLSSVEIGLITSGSLYGALIGSLLAFNVADFLGRRRELISAAILYLLGALVTALAPDLPVMVIGRFVFGIGIGLAMHAAPMYIAETAPSEIRGRLISLKEFFIVLGMVGGYGIGSLLVDTVAGWRYMYAAAIPLAVIMGIGMWWLPASPRWILLRAIQGRGNMHELKETAISCLCRLRGTAIGDSAPAQVDEMLAELSYMGEEKEASLGEMFHGKCAKALVIGAGLVLFQQITGQPSVLYYAASIFQSAGFSEASDATRVSILLGVFKLIMTGAAVLVVDRLGRRPLLLGGVSGMVISLFLLGSYYLFFDNAPIAAVVALLLYVGCYQLSFGPIGWLMISEIFPLRLRGRGLSIAVLVNFAANALVTFAFSPLKVLLGAGILFYAFGAIAVASLVFIFFIVPETKGLTLEEIEAKCL from the exons ATGGCGTCCGATTCTGAGCAGCCCCGGCTTTCTTCTTTCCAAAAG GGGGGTTCTTCAGTCGAACTTGGCGATGCACAGGAGCCTCTTCTTAATGGGGTTCACAATTCAGAAAACTATTCTGTTCTTGCCGCGATACTACC GTTTCTATTCCCAGCTCTTGGAGGACTACTATACGGTTATGATATTGGTGCCACCAGTTGTGCCACAATCTCCGTCGAG TCGCCCACATCAAGTGGAATATCATGGTACAACTTGTCGTCTGTGGAAATTGGTCTCATA ACTAGTGGCTCATTATATGGTGCCTTGATTGGATCTTTGCTGGCCTTTAATGTTGCCGACTTCTTAG GAAGAAGGAGGGAGTTGATTTCGGCTGCTATATTGTATCTTCTTGGAGCTCTAGTAACCGCATTAGCACCTGACTTGCCTGTTATGGTGATTGGGCGCTTTGTATTTGGTATAGGAATTGGACTG GCAATGCATGCTGCTCCGATGTATATTGCTGAGACAGCTCCAAGTGAGATACGAGGTCGACTGATATCTCTTAAAGAGTTCTTTATAGTACTTGGGATGGTT GGAGGGTACGGAATTGGTAGCCTTTTAGTTGACACAGTTGCTGGTTGGCGCTATATGTACGCAGCGGCTATCCCTTTGGCAGTAATTATGGGAATTGGAATGTGGTGGCTACCAGCATCACCTAGATGGATCCTTCTGCGCGCCATACAGGGAAGAGGAAATATGCATGAGTTAAAAGAGACTGCAATCTCTTGCTTGTGCCGGCTTAGGGGTACAGCTATTGGTGATTCAGCTCCTGCACAAGTGGATGAGATGCTGGCTGAGCTTTCTTATATGggtgaagagaaagaagctTCATTAGGCGAGATGTTTCATGGAAAATGTGCGAAAGCCCTTGTGATTGGTGCAGGATTAGTGTTGTTCCAACAG ATTACAGGGCAACCAAGTGTGCTGTATTATGCTGCATCGATTTTTCAG AGTGCAGGATTCTCCGAAGCATCTGATGCAACACGGGTCTCAATTTTACTTGGTGTTTTCAAG TTGATAATGACTGGAGCCGCTGTTCTTGTTGTTGATAGACTTGGGAGGAGACCTCTACTACTTGGAGGTGTTTCGGGGATG GTCATCTCTTTATTCCTTTTGGGATCATATTACCTTTTCTTTGATAATGCCCCAATTGCCGCTGTAGTTGCACTGCTGTTGTATGTTGGGTGTTATCAG TTATCGTTTGGTCCCATTGGTTGGCTAATGATATCAGAAATTTTCCCCTTACGATTAAGAGGTCGAGGACTCAGTATAGCAGTGCTTGTGAATTTTGCTGCAAATGCGCTGGTGACATTTGCATTTTCCCCGCTAAAG GTATTGCTGGGAGCtggaattttgttttatgcatTTGGAGCAATAGCTGTGGCATCTCTTGtgttcattttcttcattgtCCCAGAGACAAAGGGGCTTACACTTGAGGAAATTGAGGCCAAGTGCCTTTAG
- the LOC117619721 gene encoding D-xylose-proton symporter-like 2 isoform X2, whose product MASDSEQPRLSSFQKGGSSVELGDAQEPLLNGVHNSENYSVLAAILPFLFPALGGLLYGYDIGATSCATISVESPTSSGISWYNLSSVEIGLITSGSLYGALIGSLLAFNVADFLGRRRELISAAILYLLGALVTALAPDLPVMVIGRFVFGIGIGLAMHAAPMYIAETAPSEIRGRLISLKEFFIVLGMVGGYGIGSLLVDTVAGWRYMYAAAIPLAVIMGIGMWWLPASPRWILLRAIQGRGNMHELKETAISCLCRLRGTAIGDSAPAQVDEMLAELSYMGEEKEASLGEMFHGKCAKALVIGAGLVLFQQITGQPSVLYYAASIFQSAGFSEASDATRVSILLGVFKLIMTGAAVLVVDRLGRRPLLLGGVSGMLSFGPIGWLMISEIFPLRLRGRGLSIAVLVNFAANALVTFAFSPLKVLLGAGILFYAFGAIAVASLVFIFFIVPETKGLTLEEIEAKCL is encoded by the exons ATGGCGTCCGATTCTGAGCAGCCCCGGCTTTCTTCTTTCCAAAAG GGGGGTTCTTCAGTCGAACTTGGCGATGCACAGGAGCCTCTTCTTAATGGGGTTCACAATTCAGAAAACTATTCTGTTCTTGCCGCGATACTACC GTTTCTATTCCCAGCTCTTGGAGGACTACTATACGGTTATGATATTGGTGCCACCAGTTGTGCCACAATCTCCGTCGAG TCGCCCACATCAAGTGGAATATCATGGTACAACTTGTCGTCTGTGGAAATTGGTCTCATA ACTAGTGGCTCATTATATGGTGCCTTGATTGGATCTTTGCTGGCCTTTAATGTTGCCGACTTCTTAG GAAGAAGGAGGGAGTTGATTTCGGCTGCTATATTGTATCTTCTTGGAGCTCTAGTAACCGCATTAGCACCTGACTTGCCTGTTATGGTGATTGGGCGCTTTGTATTTGGTATAGGAATTGGACTG GCAATGCATGCTGCTCCGATGTATATTGCTGAGACAGCTCCAAGTGAGATACGAGGTCGACTGATATCTCTTAAAGAGTTCTTTATAGTACTTGGGATGGTT GGAGGGTACGGAATTGGTAGCCTTTTAGTTGACACAGTTGCTGGTTGGCGCTATATGTACGCAGCGGCTATCCCTTTGGCAGTAATTATGGGAATTGGAATGTGGTGGCTACCAGCATCACCTAGATGGATCCTTCTGCGCGCCATACAGGGAAGAGGAAATATGCATGAGTTAAAAGAGACTGCAATCTCTTGCTTGTGCCGGCTTAGGGGTACAGCTATTGGTGATTCAGCTCCTGCACAAGTGGATGAGATGCTGGCTGAGCTTTCTTATATGggtgaagagaaagaagctTCATTAGGCGAGATGTTTCATGGAAAATGTGCGAAAGCCCTTGTGATTGGTGCAGGATTAGTGTTGTTCCAACAG ATTACAGGGCAACCAAGTGTGCTGTATTATGCTGCATCGATTTTTCAG AGTGCAGGATTCTCCGAAGCATCTGATGCAACACGGGTCTCAATTTTACTTGGTGTTTTCAAG TTGATAATGACTGGAGCCGCTGTTCTTGTTGTTGATAGACTTGGGAGGAGACCTCTACTACTTGGAGGTGTTTCGGGGATG TTATCGTTTGGTCCCATTGGTTGGCTAATGATATCAGAAATTTTCCCCTTACGATTAAGAGGTCGAGGACTCAGTATAGCAGTGCTTGTGAATTTTGCTGCAAATGCGCTGGTGACATTTGCATTTTCCCCGCTAAAG GTATTGCTGGGAGCtggaattttgttttatgcatTTGGAGCAATAGCTGTGGCATCTCTTGtgttcattttcttcattgtCCCAGAGACAAAGGGGCTTACACTTGAGGAAATTGAGGCCAAGTGCCTTTAG
- the LOC117618883 gene encoding protein SMG9-like, producing the protein MAGSTSTGGSGPSNPPKILLAKPGLVTGAPVAGKFGRAGTGDEYTTSLRSRLPSSIGSLNLLSDSWDFHIDRFLPFLTENTEFTVVGVIGPPGVGKSTIMNELYGFDATSPGMLPPFAIETEEGKAMARHCSMGIEPRVSAERLILLDTQPVFSPSVLAEMMRPDGSSTVPVLTTAESLSAELAHELMGIQLGVLLTSICHILLVISEGVHDHSTWRLMSTVDLLKHGIPDPSSPTLSNSLSSNIGPEKDSRDKAHEGGEYMATPVFVHTKLRDHDLSPHNFVQLRKALAQYVSTSSFMRPENGNMSKSRDPDSMAPGTQSRYPDSLVPSLFVIPTKNKDDSPGDQYESYTSMLWKLRDKVLSMNSPPFGRTVSEREWLKNSAKIWELVKNSPIIAEYSRTLQSCGMFRR; encoded by the exons ATGGCTGGGTCCACCTCGACCGGCGGGAGCGGCCCGTCGAATCCTCCCAAAATCCTACTAGCAAAGCCGGGACTGGTGACGGGGGCTCCGGTGGCGGGTAAATTCGGGCGCGCCGGTACTGGGGATGAGTATACGACGTCGCTTCGGTCCCGTCTCCCTTCTTCTATCGGATCCCTCAACCTCCTCTCTGATTCATGGGACTTCCACATAGACCGCTTCCTCCCG TTTTTGACCGAGAACACGGAGTTTACGGTGGTGGGGGTGATTGGTCCGCCTGGGGTGGGCAAGTCCACGATTATGAACGAGCTTTATGGCTTCGATGCGACCTCACCTG GAATGTTACCCCCATTTGCTATAGAGACGGAAGAGGGTAAAGCCATGGCAAGGCATTGCAGCATGGGCATTGAACCCAGGGTTTCTGCTGAACGCCTTATACTTCTTGATACCCAG CCTGTTTTTAGTCCTTCTGTTTTAGCTGAGATGATGAGACCGGATGGCTCGTCCACCGTTCCTGTTCTAACTACTGCTGAATCTTTATCTGCTGAGTTAGCTCATGAACTTATGGGTATTCAG CTTGGTGTTCTTCTGACCTCAATCTGTCACATTTTGCTGGTTATATCAGAGGGAGTTCATGATCATAGTACTTGGCGTTTGATGTCCACG GTTGACCTTTTGAAACATGGCATACCTGATCCATCTTCACCAACCCTTTCCAATTCTCTGAGCTCTAATATAGGGCCTGAAAAGGATAGCAGAGATAAAGCTCATGAAGGTGGAGAATATATGGCTACTCCAGTTTTTGTGCACACAAA ACTACGGGACCATGATCTTAGTCCACATAATTTTGTGCAACTGAGGAAGGCACTTGCACAATATGTCAGCACCTCCTCTTTCATGAGaccagaaaatggaaatatgTCCAAAAGTCGTGATCCAGATTCTATGGCTCCTGGTACTCAAAGTCGCTATCCAGATTCTTTAGTGCCAAGTTTGTTTGTAATCCCAACAAAGAATAAAGATGACTCCCCAGGAGATCAGTATGAAAGTTATACCTCTATGCTATGGAAATTGCGGGAtaag GTTTTGTCCATGAATTCTCCTCCTTTTGGAAGAACTGTGAGTGAACGTGAATGGTTGAAGAATTCTGCCAAGATATGGGAATTGGTGAAGAACTCTCCTATCATTGCAGAATACAGCAGAACACTTCAAAGTTGTGGAATGTTTAGGAGATAG
- the LOC117619441 gene encoding ERAD-associated E3 ubiquitin-protein ligase HRD1B-like, whose product MMRLQTYAGISLVATLAIIYHAFSSRGQFYPAMVYLSTSKISLVLLLNMGLVIMCTMWQLTKKLFLGSLREAEVERLNEQSWREVMEILFAITIFRQDFSVSFLAMVTALLLIKALHWLAQKRVEYIETTPSVPMLSHVRIVSFLGFLLVVDSLFLYSSISNLIKTQKASVSLFFSFEYMILATTTVSTFVKYVFYVSDMLMEGQWEKKPVYTFYVELIRDLLHLSMYLCFFLVIFMYYGVPLHLIRELYETFRNFKIRLGDYIRYRKLTSNMNDRFPDATPEELNASDATCIICREEMTTAKKLLCGHLFHVPCLRSWLERQHTCPTCRALVEPPENGAGTAGGHRGSRSDAHQQGTGTTAQGGGVAGGVAGDNLSQHEARLRAAAAAASIYEKSHVYPSANRLVWSPGYVALPQVQRQMADSANTESSGVSHPQLATPGGPSNLSSPQFPHYMFVPFEVPDVAYEERLGGDPNITASQLEAQKKFLQHQIEILQNQLKTLEKPKPKESMDTGPSASLDGKGKNVESSSSSVSDCGRHVELEEIDS is encoded by the exons ATGATGAGGCTGCAAACCTATGCGGGGATTAGCTTGGTAGCAACTCTAGCGATTATTTATCATGCATTTAGCAGTAGAGGCCAGTTTTACCCGGCCATGGTTTATTTATCAACCTCCAAGATCAGTTTGGTGCTGCTTCTCAACATGGGTCTGGTCATTATGTGTACTATGTGGCAATTAACTAAAAAGCTCTTCCTTGGATCACTCCGAGAAGCCGAGGTGGAGAGGCTTAATGAGCAGTCATGGAGGGAAGTCATGGAGATCCTCTTTGCTATTACTATTTTCAGGCAGGACTTCTCAGTCTCCTTTCTTGCTATGGTCACAGCTCTGCTGTTGATCAAGGCTTTGCATTGGTTGGCTCAGAAGAGGGTTGAATACATTGAGACTACCCCATCCGTGCCCATGCTGTCTCATGTTCGGATTGTCTCCTTTTTGGGATTCTTGCTTGTTGTAGATAGTCTCTTTTTGTACAGTTCAATTAGCAATTTGATAAAGACACAAAAGGCTTCGGTTTCcctcttcttttcatttga GTACATGATACTAGCGACAACGACGGTGTCAACATTTGTGAAATATGTTTTCTATGTTAGCGACATGCTTATGGAGGGACAATGGGAGAAGAAGCCTGTCTACACATTTTACGTGGAACTTATTCGGGACTTGCTCCACTTATCCATGTATCTGTGCTTCTTTCTTGTGATTTTCAT GTACTATGGTGTGCCATTGCACTTAATACGTGAGCTCTATGAAACATTTAGGAACTTTAAGATTCGCCTTGGTGATTACATTCGTTATCGAAAGCTCACTTCGAACATGAATGATCGATTCCCAGATGCTACGCCTGAAGAGCTTAATGC AAGTGACGCAACTTGCATCATTTGCCGTGAAGAGATGACAACAGCCAAGAAACTATTATGTGGACACCTTTTTCATGTGCCTTGCCTGCGATCATGGTTAGAGCGACAGCATACCTGTCCTACTTGCAGAGCCCTAGTTGAACCTCCTGAAAATGGGGCAGGTACAGCTGGAGGACATAGGGGATCACGGTCCGATGCTCATCAACAGG GGACAGGCACAACAGCTCAAGGTGGTGGAGTTGCTGGTGGAGTTGCTGGTGATAATCTCAGTCAACATGAAGCCAGACTCcgagctgctgctgctgctgcatcGATATATGAGAAGTCTCATGTATATCCATCTGCAAACAGACTAGTATG GTCTCCTGGATATGTGGCACTTCCTCAGGTTCAAAGACAAATGGCCGACTCCGCTAACACTGAATCTAGTGGAGTATCGCACCCACAGCTTGCAACCCCTGGTGGACCTTCAAACTTGTCCTCCCCTCAATTTCCACATTACATGTTTGTCCCATTTGAGGTTCCTGATGTGGCCTATGAGGAGAGGTTGGGCGGTGATCCGAATATAACAGCTTCTCAACTGGAGGCCCAGAAAAAATTTCTCCAACACCAGATCGAG ATCCTGCAGAATCAGCTTAAAACTTTAGAGAAGCCAAAACCAAAGGAAAGCATGGACACGGGACCATCAGCATCTTTGGATGGCAAAGGAAAGAATGTCGAATCTTCGTCCTCGTCTGTTTCAGATTGTGGACGTCATGTGGAGCTTGAAGAGATTGATTCATAG